Proteins encoded together in one Terriglobus saanensis SP1PR4 window:
- a CDS encoding sedoheptulose 7-phosphate cyclase, whose protein sequence is MQTSTLVIEQAASGWVAHRFGEDPVAMRGLDADALPQGLIEFASHVARRLGQSSAQCTMVVTHENSEAKPTRGSAGFIVPLTRTLALAYLAPANWDKFLVLEMGARPVASLAMRHDGSLREERLAGATLEELISLVKMLEVRFMLVHSTEPFVTTPDFFPETSGLQIESVHNAGAIVEGARRAATHFERGSGVWQVASGHTRMRANHTSSYDLYRPNLATFDLNEDTLERIVSSRPVFFVIDQVIEAMHGSAIRCYGRKRLNMIGEFVCAGTEAEKTVKMAEDICRAALSAGLRRDGLIVAVGGGVTLDVAGFAASILRRGVRYVRVPTTLIGLVDVSVGVKQAVNAFGTKNVLGSFYPPLACVLDYGFLKTLPACHIAAGFSEVIKMAILCDGPLFEEIERHGPTLTFSSFQEPKEVGMRIAETAELLMMQELAPNLFEDDLARRVDFGHTFSPVIEIDSDFRISHGEAVGLDMLLSTAIAANCGLCNSDVLDRLARLLDALSLPVWHEEMPSPSRLMIALSKARDHRGGALNLVVPRSAGSVAFLQDVSVEELVRACNDLQRFAITERLASPNPMERSDGPSLSI, encoded by the coding sequence GTGCAGACATCCACTCTGGTGATCGAACAGGCCGCTTCGGGTTGGGTGGCGCACCGTTTTGGAGAGGATCCAGTCGCGATGAGGGGGCTTGACGCGGATGCCTTACCGCAGGGTCTGATTGAGTTTGCCTCGCACGTCGCGAGACGCCTCGGTCAATCTTCGGCACAATGCACGATGGTAGTCACCCATGAGAACTCAGAAGCGAAGCCCACTCGTGGCAGTGCAGGCTTCATCGTACCTCTGACCCGTACGCTAGCCCTCGCCTATCTCGCACCAGCAAACTGGGATAAGTTTCTTGTGCTGGAAATGGGTGCGAGGCCGGTGGCAAGCCTCGCCATGCGGCACGATGGCTCGTTGAGGGAAGAGCGTCTTGCAGGCGCCACGCTCGAAGAACTGATCAGCCTGGTGAAGATGTTGGAAGTCCGGTTCATGCTGGTTCACTCGACGGAGCCGTTTGTAACCACACCGGATTTTTTTCCGGAGACGTCTGGTCTTCAGATTGAATCGGTGCACAACGCGGGAGCAATTGTTGAAGGTGCGAGGCGGGCTGCCACCCACTTTGAGCGTGGCTCTGGCGTGTGGCAGGTTGCATCCGGACATACGCGCATGCGGGCGAACCATACGTCGAGTTACGATCTCTACCGTCCCAACCTTGCGACCTTCGATCTCAACGAGGACACGCTGGAGCGCATCGTTAGCTCCCGTCCAGTCTTCTTCGTCATCGACCAGGTCATTGAGGCGATGCATGGGAGTGCGATTCGGTGCTATGGGCGAAAGCGTCTGAACATGATCGGCGAGTTTGTCTGTGCTGGGACGGAAGCCGAGAAGACGGTGAAGATGGCGGAGGATATCTGCCGTGCGGCTCTCAGTGCGGGCCTTCGCCGCGATGGCCTGATCGTTGCTGTGGGCGGTGGTGTAACGCTCGATGTGGCGGGCTTTGCAGCTTCGATTTTGCGCCGAGGGGTTCGCTATGTCCGTGTTCCCACGACGCTCATTGGTCTGGTCGACGTCTCGGTAGGAGTGAAACAGGCAGTCAACGCCTTCGGAACGAAGAATGTGCTGGGCTCTTTCTATCCTCCGCTCGCCTGCGTGCTGGATTATGGGTTTCTGAAGACGCTGCCGGCCTGTCACATCGCGGCGGGATTTTCAGAGGTGATCAAGATGGCGATCCTCTGCGATGGCCCTCTCTTCGAAGAGATTGAACGTCATGGCCCGACCCTGACCTTCTCTTCTTTTCAAGAACCGAAGGAAGTTGGGATGCGGATTGCCGAGACGGCTGAACTGCTCATGATGCAGGAGCTTGCGCCGAATCTGTTTGAAGACGATCTTGCTAGGCGCGTGGACTTCGGCCATACGTTCAGCCCAGTCATCGAGATTGATAGCGATTTCAGAATAAGCCACGGTGAAGCGGTCGGTCTGGACATGCTCCTCTCGACCGCCATCGCCGCCAATTGCGGTCTCTGCAATTCGGATGTGTTGGATCGGTTGGCGCGATTGTTGGATGCGTTGAGCCTGCCTGTCTGGCATGAAGAGATGCCATCGCCCTCGCGGTTAATGATCGCGTTGTCGAAGGCCCGAGATCATCGTGGCGGAGCGCTCAACCTTGTTGTTCCGCGTTCGGCGGGGTCGGTTGCGTTTCTCCAGGATGTGAGCGTGGAAGAGCTCGTCCGCGCATGTAACGATCTTCAGCGATTCGCCATAACAGAAAGGCTAGCCAGTCCAAACC
- a CDS encoding cupin domain-containing protein encodes MMKASFTSVLAIPAIERGNEHGGLGPISFRRLLRETDFKAPIDFVDYTIVPSGSAIGMHQHVGNEEMYFVVSGEPLMRVNGYEARLAKGSLSVVRDGESHELINDRGGDVEILVIQVRV; translated from the coding sequence ATGATGAAAGCCTCTTTTACTTCTGTCCTTGCTATACCGGCCATCGAACGGGGCAATGAGCATGGGGGTCTAGGGCCGATCTCTTTCAGGCGTCTGCTACGAGAGACCGACTTCAAGGCTCCAATCGACTTTGTCGATTACACGATTGTGCCTTCGGGGTCAGCTATTGGAATGCATCAGCATGTCGGCAACGAAGAGATGTATTTTGTGGTGTCGGGCGAACCTCTAATGCGTGTGAATGGTTACGAAGCACGGCTTGCAAAGGGATCGCTTTCGGTAGTGCGGGATGGGGAGTCGCATGAGTTGATCAACGACAGGGGCGGTGACGTTGAGATTCTTGTCATCCAAGTGCGGGTATAG
- a CDS encoding DegT/DnrJ/EryC1/StrS family aminotransferase: MFISPRYNYPAQFGESIDSLMSDLRAMLLGGKYILTTEVRDFEESFAAYNGVEFARGVNSGTDALVIALLALGIGRGDEVITHANSFHATAAAIDLVGATPVLVDADEDTYLMDVTQVADAITERTRAIIPVHLFGKPTPMGELLKLAKSMGVVVVEDAAQAHGAVIDGRRAGSFGVAGCFSFHPSKNLAAAGDGGAIISDDPELMEKVDQFRALGQRAQNEHVEVGFNSKLDAIQARILSCKLERLDAWNSARAWVAERYRSGLAGLPLSMQRHDPDEIHVYHLFQVRTKHRDALLKSLVGEGVDAVIRYPTPIHLQPAFAQFGWKRGQFPVAESLSEELICLPLRPDMEEGEIDYVTSKVHAFYESVV; this comes from the coding sequence TATTCTCACCACCGAGGTTCGAGATTTTGAAGAGTCGTTCGCCGCATACAACGGGGTTGAGTTCGCCCGTGGGGTGAATAGCGGCACCGATGCGCTTGTCATCGCGCTGCTTGCGCTTGGGATTGGGCGTGGCGACGAGGTCATCACGCACGCGAACAGCTTCCATGCGACGGCGGCGGCGATCGACCTTGTGGGGGCGACCCCGGTCCTGGTCGACGCGGACGAAGACACGTATCTGATGGATGTGACCCAGGTTGCGGACGCCATCACGGAGCGTACGCGCGCCATTATTCCAGTCCATCTCTTTGGAAAGCCAACGCCGATGGGTGAACTGCTCAAGCTGGCGAAGTCGATGGGCGTCGTGGTGGTGGAGGATGCCGCGCAAGCCCATGGGGCGGTGATCGATGGGCGTCGCGCGGGTTCGTTCGGTGTGGCGGGATGTTTCAGCTTTCATCCCAGCAAGAACCTGGCGGCTGCGGGCGACGGTGGAGCGATCATCAGCGATGATCCTGAGCTCATGGAGAAGGTCGATCAGTTCCGTGCGCTCGGACAACGTGCGCAAAACGAGCATGTGGAGGTTGGATTCAACAGTAAGCTGGATGCGATCCAGGCGCGCATCCTCTCCTGCAAGCTGGAGCGGCTTGATGCCTGGAACAGTGCAAGAGCCTGGGTGGCGGAGAGGTACAGGAGCGGGCTGGCCGGACTTCCGTTGAGCATGCAACGCCATGATCCTGATGAGATACATGTCTATCACCTGTTTCAGGTGAGGACGAAGCATCGAGACGCGCTGCTGAAATCTCTAGTGGGGGAAGGCGTTGATGCAGTCATCCGGTATCCGACGCCCATCCATCTGCAACCTGCTTTTGCGCAATTCGGTTGGAAGCGAGGACAGTTCCCAGTGGCTGAGTCGCTCTCCGAAGAACTGATCTGCCTTCCACTTCGACCGGATATGGAGGAGGGCGAGATCGATTATGTGACTTCCAAAGTGCACGCGTTTTATGAGTCTGTTGTGTAA